Proteins from one Terriglobus tenax genomic window:
- a CDS encoding ABC transporter ATP-binding protein gives MTPAIDARQLSKRIGKSTVLEAMDLAVPRGAIVALVGHNGAGKSTLIKLLLNILEPTTGEATVLGMPTASLRGDAFTRIGYVSENQEMPEWMTVSGLMRHLRPMYPRWNDEGLLEELQLPAERKIKDLSRGMRMKLALASVLAFGPELLVMDEPFSGLDIAVRTELIQTLLDRTHDGETTVLISSHDLEEMETFATHIAFLREGRLLFAEPIDELLARCREVTVTFAGDVAERMKTALPNGCVAAEAKGAMLRFVDMQADVDGHEDAIRALMPQAVAVQSEGMNLRAIFLALNKAGHA, from the coding sequence ATGACTCCGGCGATTGATGCGCGCCAATTGAGCAAGCGGATAGGCAAAAGCACGGTGCTGGAAGCGATGGACCTGGCGGTGCCGCGCGGTGCGATTGTTGCGCTGGTTGGCCACAACGGAGCGGGCAAGAGCACGTTGATCAAACTGCTGCTGAATATTCTTGAGCCGACAACGGGTGAAGCCACGGTGCTTGGGATGCCAACGGCTTCTCTACGCGGGGATGCGTTTACCCGTATTGGGTATGTGTCAGAGAACCAGGAGATGCCGGAATGGATGACCGTTAGCGGGTTGATGCGGCATCTGCGACCGATGTATCCCAGGTGGAACGATGAGGGATTGCTGGAGGAGTTGCAATTGCCTGCGGAGCGGAAGATCAAAGATCTTTCGCGCGGCATGCGGATGAAACTGGCATTGGCCAGTGTGCTGGCCTTTGGTCCGGAGTTGCTGGTGATGGATGAGCCGTTCTCCGGGTTGGATATTGCGGTGAGGACGGAGTTGATTCAGACACTGCTGGACCGGACACATGATGGCGAGACGACGGTGTTGATCAGCTCCCACGATCTGGAAGAGATGGAGACCTTTGCGACGCATATAGCGTTTCTGCGCGAGGGAAGGCTGCTGTTTGCTGAGCCGATTGATGAGTTGCTGGCTCGATGCAGAGAGGTGACGGTGACCTTTGCGGGAGATGTGGCGGAACGTATGAAGACGGCGCTGCCCAACGGGTGTGTGGCAGCGGAGGCGAAGGGCGCGATGCTTCGGTTTGTGGATATGCAGGCGGATGTGGATGGGCATGAGGATGCAATTCGCGCGTTGATGCCGCAGGCCGTAGCGGTGCAGTCCGAGGGCATGAACCTGCGTGCGATCTTTCTAGCCTTGAACAAGGCGGGCCACGCATGA
- the glpK gene encoding glycerol kinase GlpK: protein MSQPAGYIGAIDQGTTSTRFMVFDRRGRIVSVAQKEHEQIFPRAGWVEHDPLEIWRRTMEVIDEAVEARGLRPKDFAAIGITNQRETTVVWNRLTGIPVYNAIVWQDTRVADIVQQLAKDGGKDRFRPQTGLPLTTYFSGLKLKWILDNVKGAREDAERGELLFGTIDSYLLWNLTGGIHGGIHATDVTNASRTQLMNIETLAWDDSILAALYIPKQVLPQIKSSSEHFGDLKRTSLEGVSICGILGDQHAALVGQTCFSPGEVKNTYGTGCFLLMNTGTERKVSTHGLLTTLAYKFGDQPPVYALEGSIAIAGALVQWLRDNLGLISSSTEIEPLAQTVNDNGGVYFVPAFSGLYAPYWKDDARGVIAGLTRYANKGHIARAVLEATAFQTREVAEAMENDSGIQLTQLRTDGGMVANEMLMQFQADILDKAVIRPAMRETTSLGAAYAAGLASGYFDGIDELAANWEADRTWRPQMDAAERAHLYKQWKKAVTRTFAWVED, encoded by the coding sequence ATGTCACAACCCGCCGGCTACATCGGCGCCATCGACCAGGGCACCACCAGCACACGATTCATGGTCTTCGACCGCCGCGGACGTATCGTCTCCGTCGCGCAGAAAGAGCACGAGCAGATCTTTCCCCGTGCCGGATGGGTCGAGCACGACCCCCTCGAAATCTGGCGGCGCACCATGGAGGTTATCGACGAAGCCGTCGAGGCCCGCGGCCTGCGCCCCAAGGACTTCGCCGCCATCGGCATCACCAACCAGCGCGAAACCACCGTCGTCTGGAACCGGCTCACCGGCATCCCTGTCTATAATGCCATCGTCTGGCAGGACACCCGCGTCGCCGACATCGTTCAGCAACTCGCGAAAGATGGCGGAAAAGATCGCTTCCGCCCGCAGACCGGACTTCCGCTCACCACTTATTTCAGCGGCCTCAAGCTCAAGTGGATTCTCGACAACGTCAAAGGCGCGCGGGAAGATGCTGAGCGGGGAGAGCTTCTCTTCGGCACCATCGACAGCTACCTGCTTTGGAACCTGACCGGCGGCATCCACGGCGGCATCCATGCCACCGACGTTACCAACGCCAGCCGCACGCAGCTGATGAACATCGAAACCCTGGCATGGGACGACAGCATCCTCGCCGCGCTCTACATCCCCAAACAGGTGCTGCCGCAGATCAAGTCCTCCAGTGAACATTTCGGCGACCTGAAGCGCACCTCGCTTGAAGGCGTCAGTATCTGCGGCATTCTCGGTGACCAGCATGCCGCGCTCGTCGGCCAGACCTGCTTCTCTCCCGGCGAGGTGAAGAACACCTACGGCACCGGCTGCTTCCTCCTGATGAACACCGGTACTGAGCGCAAGGTCTCCACGCATGGCCTGCTCACCACGCTGGCTTACAAGTTCGGCGACCAGCCACCGGTCTACGCTCTTGAAGGTTCCATCGCCATCGCTGGAGCGCTCGTCCAGTGGCTGCGCGACAACCTCGGCCTCATCTCTTCCAGTACGGAGATTGAGCCGCTGGCCCAGACCGTCAACGACAACGGCGGCGTCTACTTCGTTCCCGCCTTCAGCGGTCTTTACGCGCCCTACTGGAAGGACGATGCTCGCGGTGTCATCGCTGGCCTCACCCGCTACGCCAACAAGGGCCACATCGCCCGCGCCGTTCTGGAAGCCACCGCCTTTCAGACCCGCGAGGTCGCCGAAGCCATGGAGAACGACTCCGGCATCCAGCTCACGCAACTCCGCACCGACGGCGGCATGGTCGCCAACGAGATGCTCATGCAGTTCCAGGCCGACATCCTGGACAAGGCTGTCATCCGCCCCGCCATGCGCGAAACGACCTCTCTGGGCGCGGCCTACGCTGCGGGGCTGGCCTCCGGCTACTTCGACGGCATCGACGAGCTGGCCGCAAACTGGGAGGCGGACCGCACCTGGCGTCCGCAGATGGACGCCGCCGAGCGTGCGCACCTGTACAAGCAGTGGAAGAAGGCCGTCACGCGGACCTTCGCGTGGGTGGAGGACTAA
- a CDS encoding MIP/aquaporin family protein, with protein MLSPFVGEFLGTAVLILMGEGVVAGVLLKGSKAENAGWISITAAWGFAVFCGVITAIACGSPAAHLNPAVTIAVAVHTGQWATVPSFLLAQMLGGAAGAAINWFFWMPHWAMTEDQGAKLAVFCTAPAVRKPWLNLLQEAIATGVLLLVIECIGSRLFAISGPAPGLSPYLVAILVWGVGLSLGGTTGYAINPARDLAPRLMHQLLPVAGKGSSDWSYAWVPVAGPILGAIVMGLAFRALGI; from the coding sequence ATGCTCTCTCCGTTCGTTGGAGAATTTCTCGGCACCGCCGTTCTTATCCTCATGGGTGAAGGCGTCGTCGCCGGCGTTCTACTGAAGGGCAGCAAGGCAGAGAACGCGGGCTGGATCTCGATTACCGCCGCATGGGGCTTCGCCGTCTTCTGTGGCGTCATCACGGCAATTGCCTGCGGCTCCCCAGCAGCGCACCTCAATCCCGCCGTCACCATCGCCGTCGCCGTACACACCGGGCAGTGGGCCACCGTGCCCTCGTTCCTGCTGGCTCAGATGCTCGGCGGCGCTGCCGGAGCCGCCATCAACTGGTTCTTCTGGATGCCGCACTGGGCTATGACAGAAGACCAGGGAGCAAAGCTCGCTGTCTTCTGCACCGCTCCCGCCGTCCGCAAGCCATGGCTCAACCTTCTGCAGGAAGCCATCGCCACCGGAGTCCTTCTGCTGGTCATCGAGTGCATCGGCTCCAGGCTCTTTGCTATATCAGGACCAGCACCCGGCCTCTCGCCTTATCTGGTGGCTATTCTCGTCTGGGGCGTCGGCCTCTCGCTCGGAGGAACCACCGGCTACGCCATCAATCCCGCCCGCGATCTGGCTCCACGTCTGATGCACCAGTTGCTGCCGGTAGCAGGCAAGGGAAGCTCCGACTGGAGCTACGCCTGGGTTCCCGTCGCCGGTCCCATCCTCGGAGCCATTGTCATGGGCCTGGCCTTCCGCGCGCTCGGCATTTAG
- a CDS encoding dicarboxylate/amino acid:cation symporter: protein MALPKMQRALAVGGITLFALAAAASFSTVSPALLTLEEAFRLLGLGIFAVFAWKQRSLTPWIFFAMLAGGELGHDAPAFATNFKFLSDIFLRLIKTIVAPLIMASLINGIAGHGDLRQVGRMGVKALIYFEVVTTFALAIGMVAINISKAGVGLVLPAASGTLPPAVPMHWQDFIVHIFPENIAKSIAEGQILQVAVFATIFGIGLALLPEAKRTPLVRITESFAEAMFKFTGLVMYLAPLAVGAAMAYTVAHAGASVLLPLGKLLLTLYASIVIFVLIILVPIALWARVPLRRFAEFVAEPATIAFATATSEAALPTAMENMESFGIPRRVVSFVIPTGYSFNLDGSALYLSMASLFVAQSANIHMGWGEQAMMLAMLVLTSKGVAGVPRAVLVVLMATATTFNLPMEPMLVLLGVDAVMDMGRTALNVVGNCLACVVIARWEGELPAYTEE from the coding sequence ATGGCTCTTCCAAAAATGCAACGGGCACTCGCCGTGGGCGGGATAACCCTTTTTGCCCTGGCGGCTGCCGCCAGCTTCTCCACCGTCTCGCCTGCCCTTTTAACGCTGGAAGAAGCCTTCCGTCTGCTCGGCCTCGGCATCTTCGCTGTCTTCGCCTGGAAGCAGCGCTCGCTTACGCCATGGATCTTCTTCGCCATGCTGGCCGGCGGGGAACTCGGCCACGACGCGCCGGCCTTTGCAACCAATTTCAAGTTCCTCTCCGACATCTTTTTACGGCTCATCAAGACCATCGTCGCGCCGCTCATCATGGCCTCGCTCATCAACGGCATCGCCGGTCACGGAGACCTGCGGCAGGTGGGCCGCATGGGCGTCAAGGCGCTCATCTACTTTGAGGTGGTCACCACCTTCGCCCTGGCCATTGGCATGGTGGCCATCAACATCAGCAAGGCGGGCGTTGGCCTTGTGCTCCCGGCAGCCAGCGGAACCCTCCCTCCGGCCGTTCCCATGCACTGGCAGGACTTCATCGTCCATATCTTCCCGGAGAACATTGCCAAGTCCATCGCCGAGGGCCAGATCCTGCAGGTCGCCGTCTTCGCCACTATCTTCGGCATCGGTCTCGCCCTGCTGCCGGAAGCCAAGCGCACCCCGCTGGTTCGCATCACAGAGTCCTTTGCCGAGGCCATGTTCAAGTTCACGGGCCTCGTCATGTACCTGGCTCCCCTGGCTGTGGGAGCCGCCATGGCTTACACCGTCGCGCACGCCGGAGCCAGCGTCCTGCTGCCGCTCGGCAAGCTGCTACTGACGCTTTATGCGTCGATCGTCATCTTCGTGCTGATCATTCTGGTGCCCATCGCCCTGTGGGCCAGGGTGCCGCTGCGCCGCTTCGCGGAGTTCGTCGCGGAACCGGCGACCATTGCCTTCGCCACCGCCACGTCGGAAGCCGCATTGCCCACTGCCATGGAAAACATGGAGAGTTTCGGCATCCCCCGCCGCGTCGTCTCCTTCGTCATTCCTACCGGCTATAGCTTCAACCTCGACGGATCCGCGCTTTATTTGTCCATGGCCTCTCTGTTTGTCGCGCAGTCGGCCAACATCCACATGGGCTGGGGAGAGCAGGCTATGATGCTGGCCATGCTGGTGCTCACCAGCAAGGGAGTCGCCGGCGTGCCGCGCGCCGTCCTGGTCGTCCTGATGGCCACCGCTACCACCTTCAACCTGCCCATGGAGCCGATGCTCGTCCTTTTGGGGGTAGACGCCGTCATGGATATGGGGCGTACTGCTTTAAACGTGGTTGGCAACTGCCTGGCCTGTGTCGTCATCGCACGCTGGGAAGGCGAGCTACCGGCGTATACTGAGGAGTAA
- a CDS encoding M3 family metallopeptidase: protein MSLAVSAVAQSPAPKPPVDPLHAWVGMASPADLENWVNYHLAEEKKAVAEVLAVKGTRTVENTLKPYDRALFHINIAGNQDYLMFGLHDHKDVRDKAQELLQAISAAGTELNLNQEVYHALAAVDTGKADPATKYYLERTLLEYRLAGVDKDAATREKVRQLSDKMTEQSLHFARTVQDDVRKVVAKDASELDGLPADYLAKHKPAADGTITLTTDQPDMMPVMTYAKSPKLREAMYLAYNNRAYPTNKAVMMDLLKTRQEMATTLGFKTWADMATADMMIGSAANLRTFLKEVDDASRPSAKKEFALLEAFVKEKDPSALPLKASDSSYWGEQYRRAKYDFDSQSVRPYFPYPEVEKGVLATAGKLFHIEFRPSKAPIWNPTVTAYDIYDQGKLAGRIYLDMHPREGKDKWFSESGVIPGSGSQIPEAALLCNFPGPENGDPGLLQYSDVVTFFHEFGHMMHEVLGGHGKWAGTAGVSTERDFVEAPSQMLEEFFEDTGILQSFAKNYKTGEVLPTATIEKMVLAGRFARGSWVQSQLRYSELSLAVHDRAPEQVDLDALNKKTFVEHTPYLFLDDSHMYASFTHLTGYSSNYYTYVLDKVIAVDLFSAFDPKDLLGGPAAMKYRRTVLEPGGSKPANELIKDFLGRPQSMDALKKWIALGLPKE from the coding sequence ATGAGTCTTGCCGTTTCCGCCGTTGCCCAGTCCCCTGCCCCCAAGCCTCCTGTTGACCCATTGCATGCGTGGGTAGGGATGGCTTCGCCTGCCGATCTTGAGAACTGGGTGAACTATCACCTGGCGGAGGAGAAGAAGGCGGTGGCCGAGGTGTTGGCCGTGAAAGGCACGCGCACGGTGGAGAACACGCTGAAGCCATACGATCGCGCGCTGTTCCACATCAACATTGCCGGCAACCAGGACTACCTGATGTTTGGCCTGCATGATCACAAGGATGTGCGCGATAAGGCTCAGGAGCTGCTGCAGGCGATCAGCGCCGCGGGTACGGAGCTGAATCTGAACCAGGAGGTCTACCACGCGCTGGCGGCGGTGGACACGGGCAAGGCTGACCCGGCCACCAAGTACTACCTTGAGCGCACGCTTCTGGAGTATCGCCTGGCGGGTGTGGACAAGGACGCGGCGACGCGCGAGAAGGTGCGTCAGCTTTCAGACAAGATGACCGAGCAGAGCCTGCACTTTGCGCGCACCGTGCAGGACGATGTCCGCAAGGTGGTGGCGAAGGATGCCAGCGAACTGGATGGCCTGCCGGCCGACTACCTGGCCAAGCACAAGCCCGCCGCGGACGGCACCATTACGCTGACCACCGACCAGCCGGACATGATGCCGGTGATGACATATGCGAAGAGCCCGAAGCTGCGCGAGGCGATGTACCTGGCCTACAACAACCGGGCTTATCCCACGAACAAGGCCGTGATGATGGACCTGCTGAAGACGCGGCAGGAGATGGCCACGACGCTGGGTTTCAAGACATGGGCGGACATGGCGACGGCCGACATGATGATTGGCTCGGCTGCAAACCTGAGGACCTTCCTGAAGGAAGTGGATGACGCTTCGCGTCCGTCGGCGAAGAAGGAGTTCGCCCTGCTGGAAGCGTTTGTGAAGGAGAAGGATCCGTCGGCCCTGCCGCTGAAGGCGAGCGACTCCAGCTACTGGGGCGAGCAGTACCGCCGTGCGAAGTATGACTTCGATTCGCAGAGCGTGCGGCCGTACTTCCCTTACCCGGAGGTGGAGAAGGGTGTGCTGGCCACGGCGGGCAAGCTGTTCCACATTGAGTTCCGCCCGAGCAAGGCTCCGATCTGGAACCCGACCGTCACGGCGTATGACATCTATGACCAGGGCAAGCTGGCCGGGCGCATTTACCTGGACATGCATCCGCGCGAGGGCAAGGACAAGTGGTTCTCAGAGAGCGGCGTGATTCCGGGTTCGGGATCGCAAATTCCTGAGGCGGCGCTGCTGTGCAACTTCCCCGGGCCGGAAAATGGCGATCCGGGACTGCTGCAGTACTCGGATGTGGTGACCTTCTTCCACGAGTTTGGCCACATGATGCACGAGGTGCTGGGCGGGCATGGCAAGTGGGCGGGCACGGCGGGTGTGAGCACGGAACGGGACTTCGTGGAGGCTCCGTCGCAGATGCTGGAGGAGTTCTTCGAAGACACGGGCATTCTGCAATCGTTTGCCAAGAACTACAAGACCGGAGAAGTACTGCCGACGGCGACGATTGAGAAGATGGTACTGGCCGGACGCTTTGCCCGCGGGAGCTGGGTGCAGAGTCAGCTTCGCTACTCGGAGCTGTCGCTGGCGGTGCATGACCGTGCACCGGAGCAGGTGGACCTGGACGCACTGAACAAGAAGACGTTCGTGGAGCACACGCCGTACCTGTTCCTGGATGACAGCCACATGTATGCCAGCTTTACGCACCTGACCGGCTACTCGTCGAACTACTACACCTACGTGCTGGACAAGGTGATTGCGGTGGACCTGTTCAGCGCATTTGATCCGAAGGACCTGCTGGGCGGACCGGCGGCGATGAAGTACAGGCGGACGGTGCTGGAGCCGGGTGGAAGCAAGCCGGCGAATGAGCTGATCAAGGACTTCCTGGGACGTCCGCAGTCAATGGATGCGCTGAAGAAGTGGATTGCGCTGGGACTGCCGAAGGAATAG
- the dxs gene encoding 1-deoxy-D-xylulose-5-phosphate synthase: MSLLNQIHSPADVKKLSIPELTQLAEEIRERLIVGVSRTGGHIGPNLGVVELTIAMHYVFDTPKDSFVFDVSHQAYVHKLLTGRASQFETIRQPGGLNGFMLRTESEHDSFGAGHAGTALSAALGMAVARDMSGGDEHIVALAGDAAFTNGVTMEALNNIATSTKRLIVVLNDNAWSIDRNVGAIASYLHKIVTNPTFVTWHDRAVDLIERIGGKAAKHVAQKAEGAAKGLIGPGMLFEEFGLNYFGPIDGHDLPLLIETFKFLKQQNKPVILHAITQKGRGFQPALEKQKKFHGLGPYDPETGETKSTGQKTYSEIFAESLNKLADKNDKVVAITAAMPNGTALDLFRPHHPNRYFDVGIAEEHAVIFAAGMATKGYKPFCAIYSTFLQRAFDPIVHDVCLQNLPVVFCMDRGGLSGDDGPTHHGLFDISYLRGIPNIIHMVPKDEDELADMMYTAMLHPGASAIRYPRGTGPGTPVKDNPVALEIGKAEIIRDGSDVAIFGLGALLPLAQEMSDRLASEGLSAAVINPRFAKPVDRNTIAHYAKQCGLIVTFEDHVLAGGFGSAVLEALNSLEIQVPVVRIGWPDEFIEHGKVEALREKYGITVDAAMQQARPFLNAIMKSHLVAH; the protein is encoded by the coding sequence ATGAGCCTGCTTAACCAGATACATTCGCCCGCGGACGTCAAAAAGCTTTCCATTCCTGAGCTGACCCAGCTCGCAGAAGAGATCCGCGAACGGCTCATTGTCGGTGTTTCTCGGACTGGTGGCCATATCGGCCCCAATCTCGGCGTGGTGGAACTCACCATCGCTATGCACTATGTGTTTGATACGCCGAAAGATAGCTTCGTTTTCGACGTTTCGCACCAGGCCTATGTGCACAAGCTTCTGACCGGTCGCGCCAGCCAGTTTGAGACCATCCGCCAGCCCGGCGGCCTCAACGGCTTCATGCTCCGCACCGAAAGCGAGCACGACAGCTTCGGCGCAGGCCACGCAGGCACGGCTCTTTCCGCCGCCCTCGGCATGGCCGTCGCCCGCGATATGTCCGGTGGCGACGAACACATCGTCGCCTTGGCCGGCGACGCCGCCTTCACCAACGGCGTCACCATGGAGGCGCTGAACAACATCGCCACCTCTACCAAGCGCCTTATCGTCGTTCTGAACGATAACGCCTGGTCTATTGACCGTAATGTCGGAGCCATCGCCTCCTACCTGCACAAGATCGTCACCAATCCGACCTTCGTCACCTGGCATGATCGCGCTGTTGATCTCATCGAGCGCATCGGCGGCAAGGCCGCCAAGCACGTCGCCCAGAAAGCCGAAGGCGCAGCCAAAGGCCTCATCGGTCCCGGCATGCTCTTTGAGGAGTTCGGTCTCAACTACTTCGGCCCCATCGACGGCCACGACCTGCCACTGCTGATCGAGACCTTCAAATTCCTGAAGCAGCAGAACAAGCCCGTAATCCTGCACGCCATCACGCAGAAGGGCCGCGGCTTCCAGCCCGCCCTCGAAAAGCAGAAGAAGTTCCACGGCCTCGGCCCGTACGACCCCGAAACCGGCGAGACCAAGTCCACCGGGCAAAAAACATATTCTGAAATCTTCGCCGAGTCGCTGAACAAGCTGGCTGACAAGAACGACAAGGTCGTCGCCATCACCGCCGCCATGCCTAACGGTACCGCGCTCGACCTCTTCCGCCCGCACCACCCCAATCGCTACTTCGACGTAGGCATCGCGGAAGAGCACGCCGTTATCTTCGCCGCCGGTATGGCCACCAAGGGCTACAAGCCCTTCTGCGCCATCTACAGCACCTTCCTGCAGCGCGCCTTCGATCCCATCGTGCACGACGTCTGCCTGCAGAACCTGCCGGTCGTCTTCTGCATGGACCGAGGCGGCCTCTCCGGTGACGACGGCCCAACCCATCACGGCCTCTTCGACATCAGCTACCTCCGCGGCATCCCCAACATCATCCACATGGTGCCCAAGGACGAAGACGAGCTGGCGGACATGATGTACACCGCCATGTTGCACCCCGGTGCCTCGGCCATCCGCTACCCGCGCGGCACCGGCCCCGGAACCCCGGTCAAGGACAACCCCGTCGCTCTCGAGATCGGCAAGGCCGAAATTATCCGCGACGGCAGCGATGTGGCTATCTTCGGGCTGGGAGCGCTCCTGCCGTTGGCACAGGAGATGTCCGACCGCCTTGCCTCCGAAGGCCTCTCCGCAGCCGTCATCAATCCCCGCTTCGCCAAGCCGGTGGACCGCAATACGATTGCCCACTACGCAAAACAGTGCGGCCTCATCGTCACCTTCGAGGACCACGTCCTCGCCGGCGGCTTCGGTTCAGCGGTGCTCGAAGCCCTGAACTCCCTCGAGATCCAGGTTCCGGTCGTCCGCATCGGCTGGCCCGATGAGTTCATCGAACACGGCAAGGTAGAAGCCCTGCGTGAGAAGTACGGCATCACGGTCGACGCCGCCATGCAACAGGCCCGCCCCTTCCTCAACGCCATCATGAAGAGCCACCTGGTCGCCCACTAA
- a CDS encoding GntR family transcriptional regulator — translation MIPFRLQSRPGVPIYEQAVYAATRAIVSGQLRPGDAFPSVRTLSRELKINPNTAHKVIAQLLSDGLLESHPGIGTVVAKLPGSSSSERTELLNRQMEELVVEAKRLSIDVEEVLEAVRRHWRRLSSHEESYK, via the coding sequence ATGATTCCGTTTCGGCTGCAATCCCGACCTGGAGTTCCGATCTACGAGCAGGCTGTATATGCTGCGACGCGCGCCATTGTGAGCGGACAGCTCCGCCCGGGCGATGCGTTTCCCTCGGTGCGCACGCTTTCGCGGGAACTGAAGATCAATCCCAACACGGCGCACAAGGTGATTGCGCAGCTGCTGAGCGACGGGTTGCTGGAATCGCATCCGGGCATTGGAACGGTGGTGGCGAAGCTGCCGGGGTCGAGTTCCAGCGAGCGCACCGAGTTGCTGAACCGGCAGATGGAAGAGCTGGTGGTAGAGGCCAAGCGGCTGTCGATTGATGTGGAGGAGGTGCTGGAGGCAGTCCGGCGGCACTGGCGGCGGCTTTCAAGCCACGAGGAGAGCTACAAATGA
- a CDS encoding glycerol-3-phosphate dehydrogenase/oxidase has protein sequence MNDRAQALHRLQTEEFDLLILGGGATGLGIAVDAVTRGYRTALIDAGDFAHATSSRATKLVHGGVRYLASGQIHLVYEALHERAAMLHNAPHLVQPLPFVTPAYKWFDLPWYGAGLKLYDLLSGKATMGPTSILGKKKTVALLPNIAQKNLKGAVVYHDGQFDDARFALALARTAVDHGAVVLNYVRCVAFSKAHDKITSALVWDQETGEAITVRAKVFVNATGIFTDDLRHLDDPKEAPLLNVSRGTHIVVPPTVLGSGHAIMVPKTEDGRVIFAIPWLGKVVIGTTDLAAPKPETEPGHEADEIDYLLHHINPYLQHTITRADILSVFSGLRPLVTGAAAATSKLSREHHIEISPSGLLTIAGGKWTTYRRMAQDLVDFAIKHGALAAKECRTETLLLHGAPMKAGDPRDHMSRYGTARVAIETLIGNEPALGEKLDGALPFLRAEVVYAARAEMARTVEDVLSRRCRALILDAKAAVRSAPKVAEILATELGKDEAWQAGQVAAFTELAERFYLAESRG, from the coding sequence ATGAACGATCGCGCACAGGCTCTGCACCGGCTGCAAACAGAAGAATTCGACTTGCTGATTCTCGGTGGCGGCGCTACCGGGCTTGGCATTGCGGTGGACGCGGTGACACGAGGCTATCGCACGGCACTGATCGACGCTGGAGACTTTGCCCATGCGACGAGTTCTCGTGCGACCAAGCTGGTGCATGGCGGGGTGCGGTACCTGGCTTCCGGCCAGATCCACCTGGTGTATGAGGCGCTGCATGAGCGTGCGGCGATGTTGCACAACGCGCCGCACCTGGTACAGCCGCTGCCGTTTGTGACTCCGGCTTATAAGTGGTTCGATCTGCCGTGGTATGGCGCAGGGTTGAAGCTGTATGACCTGCTGAGCGGCAAGGCGACGATGGGGCCAACCTCGATCCTTGGCAAAAAAAAGACCGTTGCCCTGCTGCCGAACATTGCGCAGAAGAACCTGAAGGGGGCGGTTGTCTATCACGATGGGCAGTTTGACGATGCGCGGTTTGCGCTGGCGCTGGCGCGCACGGCGGTAGACCATGGCGCGGTGGTGCTGAATTATGTGCGCTGCGTTGCCTTCTCCAAGGCCCACGACAAGATCACCAGTGCGCTGGTGTGGGACCAGGAGACGGGTGAAGCGATCACGGTGCGCGCGAAGGTGTTTGTAAATGCCACTGGCATTTTTACGGACGATCTGCGGCACCTGGATGATCCGAAGGAAGCTCCGCTGCTGAATGTCTCGCGCGGAACGCACATTGTGGTGCCGCCGACCGTACTGGGCAGCGGGCACGCCATCATGGTGCCGAAGACCGAGGACGGCCGTGTGATCTTTGCGATTCCGTGGCTGGGCAAGGTGGTGATCGGAACGACGGACCTGGCTGCTCCGAAGCCGGAGACTGAGCCGGGGCATGAGGCCGATGAGATTGACTACCTGTTGCACCACATCAATCCGTACCTGCAGCACACGATTACGCGGGCGGATATTCTGTCGGTCTTTTCGGGCTTAAGGCCGCTGGTGACGGGCGCAGCGGCGGCAACCTCAAAGCTGTCGCGCGAGCACCATATTGAGATTTCTCCTTCGGGCCTGCTGACGATTGCCGGTGGCAAGTGGACCACCTATCGCCGCATGGCGCAGGACCTGGTGGACTTTGCCATCAAGCATGGAGCTCTGGCGGCAAAGGAGTGCAGGACAGAGACGCTGTTGCTGCACGGCGCTCCGATGAAGGCGGGCGACCCGCGCGACCACATGTCTCGGTATGGAACGGCGCGCGTGGCCATTGAGACGCTGATTGGGAACGAGCCGGCCCTGGGAGAAAAGCTGGATGGCGCGCTTCCCTTTCTGCGTGCCGAGGTGGTGTATGCCGCCCGTGCGGAGATGGCGCGGACGGTGGAGGATGTACTGAGCCGCCGTTGCCGCGCGCTGATCCTGGATGCGAAGGCCGCAGTGCGGTCGGCGCCGAAGGTGGCGGAGATTCTGGCGACTGAGCTGGGCAAGGATGAGGCCTGGCAGGCAGGGCAGGTGGCGGCGTTTACGGAGCTGGCGGAGCGGTTTTATCTGGCGGAGAGCCGGGGCTGA
- a CDS encoding phage holin family protein, whose translation MIRLLIEWLLSALALVITAYIVPDFEVDGFGPAMIAALVVGLLDVTLGWLLSLLTFPLVWLLPRLMMLVINAVVLYFAAKLVPGFRIRRFLAAFLGAIVLVLVHIVFSYV comes from the coding sequence ATGATCCGACTGCTGATTGAGTGGCTGCTGAGTGCCCTTGCGCTGGTGATTACCGCCTATATCGTCCCTGACTTTGAGGTGGACGGCTTTGGGCCGGCGATGATCGCTGCCCTTGTGGTTGGCCTGCTGGATGTGACTCTGGGCTGGCTGCTGAGCCTGCTGACCTTTCCGCTGGTATGGCTGCTGCCGCGGCTGATGATGCTGGTGATCAATGCCGTGGTGCTGTACTTTGCGGCCAAGCTCGTTCCCGGCTTCCGCATCCGGCGGTTTCTGGCGGCATTTCTGGGCGCCATTGTGCTGGTGCTGGTTCATATTGTGTTTTCGTACGTATAA